A single window of Nitrospirae bacterium YQR-1 DNA harbors:
- a CDS encoding ATP-binding protein encodes MIISKLEYHEKVFGNKWELKKTNLGMHNLIIGLNATGKTRFLKVILDLKSLILKSKIYSIFMKEAQRSWNLEFLDFDSGTNLPIKYAYKLELSEKQVDSEELSENENVLIERKEGSSKIFSKNHKMIEFSPPEKELTVNVRRDKIEFPFLEKLWSWANDFLEFNFTQFTPYFFMYQNTPERYNQDLVVSFLKNILIAGKKDVLLSDFTNIGYPIKSIKVNEIPNGESYIDVEENSLEVSTTQHSMSQGMFRALSIIIIVEYLLSNNIPFTLVIDDIGEGLDFERSSNLTKLVMEKIKNTRIQLIAASNDRFLINAVELGSLNVLERTGHTVVSFSRHNSSEAFDEFTYTGLNNFDLLTGKMYKE; translated from the coding sequence ATGATTATCTCAAAACTTGAATATCATGAAAAGGTATTTGGTAACAAATGGGAATTAAAAAAAACTAATTTGGGTATGCATAATTTAATTATTGGTCTGAATGCAACAGGTAAGACCAGGTTTTTGAAAGTTATTTTGGATCTGAAATCACTTATTTTAAAATCAAAGATTTATAGTATTTTTATGAAAGAAGCGCAGCGGTCATGGAATCTTGAATTTTTAGATTTTGACAGCGGGACGAATCTGCCAATTAAATACGCGTATAAATTAGAACTATCAGAAAAACAAGTAGATTCTGAGGAATTAAGCGAAAATGAAAATGTATTAATAGAAAGAAAAGAAGGCAGTAGTAAAATATTTTCTAAAAACCACAAAATGATAGAATTCTCACCTCCTGAGAAAGAGTTAACAGTAAATGTGCGTCGTGATAAAATTGAATTTCCATTTCTGGAGAAATTGTGGTCATGGGCTAACGATTTTTTAGAATTCAATTTTACACAATTTACCCCATATTTTTTCATGTACCAAAATACTCCTGAGAGATATAATCAAGACTTAGTAGTATCATTTTTAAAAAATATTTTGATTGCCGGCAAAAAGGATGTACTGCTATCAGATTTTACAAACATTGGTTATCCCATCAAAAGTATTAAAGTTAATGAAATTCCAAATGGAGAGTCTTATATAGACGTTGAGGAGAACAGTTTAGAAGTCTCTACAACTCAACACAGCATGTCACAAGGTATGTTTCGAGCGCTTTCGATAATTATTATAGTTGAATACCTTTTGAGTAACAATATACCTTTTACTCTCGTAATAGACGATATTGGGGAGGGGCTGGATTTTGAAAGGTCTTCGAATCTTACAAAACTTGTTATGGAAAAAATAAAGAATACGAGAATACAACTAATTGCAGCATCTAATGACAGATTTTTAATAAATGCCGTGGAGCTTGGTTCATTGAACGTACTGGAGAGAACCGGGCATACAGTTGTATCTTTTAGTCGACATAATAGTAGTGAAGCATTTGATGAATTTACATATACCGGTTTAAATAACTTTGACCTTCTTACTGGAAAAATGTACAAAGAATGA
- the gatA gene encoding Asp-tRNA(Asn)/Glu-tRNA(Gln) amidotransferase subunit GatA, producing the protein MEYFRLGIKEAYWLLKSKEITVKELTESVFQRIEAVDKAVKAYVTVTRDAAFKMIENLPSSDGSPVYGIPLAIKDNMCTKGIKTTCSSKILANFTPPYESTVTERLQKSGYILTGKTNLDEFAMGSSTENSGFFTTGNPWAPDRAPGGSSGGSAAAVSADECIAALGSDTGGSIRQPASFCGVVGLKPTYGRVSRYGLVAFASSLDQIGPITKTVEDSAILLNIISGYDPFDSTSATVDVPDFTACIGKDIKGLRVGIPSEYFIDGMDSEVEQSVKAAIVHMESLGAQVVEINLPHTGYAVATYYILATSEASSNLARYDGIKYGLRISGDDLIDTYMKTRAAGFGMEVKRRIMLGTYALSSGYYDAYYKKAQQVRTLIKQDFDRAFEKVDVITTPTSPTTAFKIGEKVNDPLQMYLSDIFTISVNLAGIPAISVPCGFDRKDLPIGLQLIGKAFEEETILRAAHAYEVSTPHHKRRPSL; encoded by the coding sequence GTGGAATATTTCAGACTGGGCATAAAAGAAGCATACTGGTTGTTGAAGAGCAAAGAAATAACCGTGAAGGAACTCACAGAGAGCGTATTTCAGAGAATAGAGGCGGTGGATAAGGCGGTTAAGGCTTATGTCACAGTTACAAGGGATGCGGCTTTTAAGATGATTGAAAACCTGCCGTCTTCAGACGGTAGTCCTGTTTATGGCATCCCACTGGCAATAAAAGACAATATGTGCACAAAGGGAATCAAGACCACGTGTTCATCAAAAATACTGGCAAACTTCACTCCGCCCTATGAAAGCACAGTGACGGAGAGATTACAGAAATCCGGCTACATCCTGACAGGTAAAACCAACCTCGATGAGTTTGCAATGGGCTCGTCAACGGAAAACTCAGGGTTTTTTACAACCGGCAATCCGTGGGCTCCGGATAGGGCGCCCGGGGGAAGCAGCGGCGGGTCGGCGGCAGCTGTCAGCGCCGATGAGTGTATTGCCGCACTGGGGTCGGACACCGGAGGCTCTATACGGCAGCCCGCCTCATTTTGCGGTGTTGTCGGCCTTAAACCCACCTATGGCAGGGTCTCAAGATACGGCCTTGTGGCGTTTGCCTCCTCACTTGACCAAATAGGTCCAATCACTAAGACAGTGGAGGATTCAGCCATTTTACTAAATATCATATCCGGCTATGACCCTTTTGACAGCACATCGGCAACAGTTGATGTGCCGGATTTTACCGCCTGTATCGGCAAGGACATAAAAGGACTAAGAGTCGGTATTCCCTCCGAGTACTTTATTGACGGAATGGACAGTGAGGTGGAGCAATCGGTAAAGGCGGCAATAGTCCACATGGAGTCACTTGGCGCCCAAGTCGTGGAAATAAACCTTCCTCATACCGGCTACGCTGTTGCCACATACTATATTCTGGCAACCTCCGAGGCAAGTTCCAACCTTGCAAGATATGACGGCATAAAGTACGGTCTGAGGATAAGCGGAGATGATTTAATTGATACATATATGAAAACCCGTGCTGCAGGATTCGGCATGGAGGTTAAAAGACGTATAATGCTTGGTACTTACGCCCTGTCATCAGGCTACTATGATGCTTATTATAAAAAAGCCCAGCAGGTTAGAACCCTCATAAAACAGGATTTCGACCGGGCCTTTGAAAAAGTGGATGTAATAACCACTCCGACATCTCCCACTACGGCTTTTAAAATCGGCGAAAAGGTAAACGATCCCCTTCAGATGTACCTCAGTGATATATTTACCATATCGGTAAACCTTGCAGGAATACCGGCGATATCTGTGCCTTGCGGATTTGACCGGAAAGACCTCCCCATCGGACTTCAATTAATTGGAAAGGCATTTGAAGAGGAGACGATTCTCAGAGCCGCACACGCATATGAAGTCTCAACCCCTCATCACAAAAGGAGGCCATCCCTATGA
- the gatB gene encoding Asp-tRNA(Asn)/Glu-tRNA(Gln) amidotransferase subunit GatB, translated as MKYEAVIGLEIHAQMLTKTKMFCGCPNKFGSEPNSQTCPVCIGMPGVLPVINKKAVEFTVRTGLSLGCKISSYSRFARKNYFYPDLPKGYQVSQYELPICEGGSVVLNMESEQKTIELTRIHMEEDAGKNLHEGMKDFSCVDLNRAGVPLMEIVTEPQIRSAKEASAFMKKLRTILRYLDVCDGNMEEGSLRCDANVSLRPVGDTALGVKAEIKNLNSFRFVEKAIEYEIWRQEEVLKGGGRIIQETRLYNTSTGTTESMRSKEEAHDYRYFPEPDLVPIVISESILKDIEAAIVELPDEKVAKYVNNYGLPLYDAELLSSEKATALWLEEAVNKGGNPKAVSNWMMGELMRLLNETSTRIEDCKVTPERLLNLLKLVDSGAINVKIGKTVFEDMFNTGGQAEDIVKSKGLLQMSNEGELDGIIDGILSKFSAEVERFKAGDVKLTGFFVGEVMKQTKGKANPKLVNEILKKKLG; from the coding sequence ATGAAATACGAGGCCGTAATAGGGCTTGAAATACATGCCCAGATGCTTACAAAAACTAAAATGTTCTGCGGCTGTCCAAACAAGTTCGGCTCTGAGCCTAACTCTCAGACCTGTCCGGTCTGTATCGGTATGCCCGGCGTGCTGCCTGTTATAAATAAGAAAGCTGTAGAGTTTACCGTAAGAACGGGGCTTTCCCTTGGTTGTAAAATTTCATCATACAGCCGTTTTGCCAGAAAAAACTACTTTTATCCTGATTTGCCAAAGGGTTATCAGGTAAGCCAATATGAACTGCCAATTTGTGAGGGCGGAAGTGTTGTGCTTAATATGGAAAGCGAGCAAAAAACAATAGAGTTAACAAGAATCCACATGGAAGAAGATGCAGGTAAAAACCTTCATGAGGGAATGAAGGATTTCAGCTGCGTAGATTTAAACAGGGCCGGGGTGCCGCTTATGGAGATAGTTACAGAGCCTCAGATAAGGAGCGCTAAAGAGGCCTCGGCTTTTATGAAAAAACTCCGTACCATTTTACGCTACCTGGACGTCTGTGACGGCAACATGGAGGAGGGTTCGCTCCGATGTGACGCTAACGTATCTCTGAGGCCGGTTGGTGACACCGCACTCGGTGTTAAAGCGGAAATAAAGAATTTGAATTCCTTCCGGTTTGTCGAAAAAGCCATAGAGTATGAAATATGGCGACAGGAGGAGGTACTGAAAGGGGGTGGAAGGATTATTCAGGAAACCCGCCTTTACAACACCTCAACGGGCACAACCGAGTCTATGCGTTCAAAAGAAGAGGCACACGACTACAGGTATTTCCCCGAGCCCGACCTTGTACCGATTGTAATTTCAGAGTCCATACTTAAAGATATAGAAGCCGCTATTGTGGAGCTTCCTGATGAAAAGGTTGCAAAATACGTAAACAACTATGGCCTGCCGCTCTATGATGCAGAGCTGTTGTCCTCGGAAAAGGCAACCGCTCTGTGGCTTGAAGAGGCTGTTAATAAGGGTGGCAATCCAAAAGCTGTCAGTAACTGGATGATGGGGGAGCTGATGAGGCTGCTTAATGAAACCTCCACACGGATTGAAGACTGTAAGGTAACACCTGAGCGCCTTCTTAACCTGCTTAAACTGGTTGACAGCGGTGCAATAAATGTTAAAATCGGAAAAACCGTCTTTGAGGATATGTTTAACACAGGGGGGCAGGCTGAGGATATTGTGAAATCAAAGGGACTGCTTCAGATGAGCAACGAGGGTGAGCTTGACGGCATTATTGACGGGATTTTAAGTAAGTTTAGTGCCGAGGTGGAAAGATTTAAGGCCGGAGATGTTAAACTTACCGGATTTTTTGTAGGTGAGGTAATGAAGCAGACTAAGGGAAAGGCTAACCCCAAACTTGTTAACGAAATACTGAAAAAGAAACTTGGATAA
- a CDS encoding NUDIX domain-containing protein, translating to MDDVGDDLLEIVTPEGEIIGKALRKDVHGNNTLLHRVVHVFVFNSAGALLLQQRALTKDVAPGKWDTSVGGHVDFGESIEDAMKREMVEELGISACKTPPEFLYKYIHLNSYESELVYSYSFIYDGEFDFNKDEIEAVRYYKIREIEEKLGSGLFSDNFEHEFRNYLNRSTF from the coding sequence ATGGATGACGTTGGAGACGATCTTCTTGAAATAGTAACCCCTGAGGGGGAAATTATCGGCAAAGCCCTCAGAAAAGACGTCCACGGCAATAATACGCTTTTACACCGGGTGGTGCACGTGTTTGTTTTTAACAGTGCCGGCGCACTGCTGCTTCAGCAAAGGGCTCTGACAAAGGACGTAGCTCCGGGCAAATGGGATACGTCTGTGGGTGGCCATGTTGATTTTGGTGAGAGCATAGAGGACGCCATGAAAAGGGAGATGGTGGAGGAGCTTGGAATCAGCGCCTGTAAAACTCCACCGGAGTTTCTCTATAAATACATCCATTTAAACTCCTATGAGTCGGAACTCGTTTATTCCTATTCATTTATATATGACGGAGAGTTTGACTTTAACAAAGATGAAATAGAAGCCGTAAGGTACTATAAAATCAGGGAGATTGAGGAAAAGCTGGGCAGCGGTCTGTTTAGTGACAATTTTGAACATGAATTCCGGAACTATTTAAACAGGAGCACTTTTTGA
- a CDS encoding DUF362 domain-containing protein, translating to MVRVIIKKSGYDYDELKQNVNSILDELNTGLIKRGTRILLKPNLLLASTPDKAITTHPLVVKAIVEYALNLGASVQISDSQGSPTNSFEYILKTGGYKQALTGLDVTFKEFTKSVTTSNTSSFKNIEIAEDALNAEIIINAAKLKTHSQMRLTLAVKNLFGSIVGLKKPQWHMKVGENREKFAELLVTIYTLLKPQINIMDGILAMEGDGPGPSGIPRTLGLLAGSDDAVALDMVICELLNVNPLWLFTNKAAHNLDLIKEYTVEGEMKRVEGFLFPTETSLLFGPPLARRFMRKHLTTRPRNVDGACELCNGCVKICPAQAIVNDGKKLIFDYEKCIRCYCCQEICPHKAIEIYEPLLGKTLMKIFTP from the coding sequence GTGGTAAGGGTAATAATAAAGAAGTCCGGTTACGATTATGATGAGTTAAAGCAAAACGTTAACTCAATTTTAGATGAGTTAAACACGGGGCTGATAAAGCGTGGAACCCGCATTTTACTGAAACCGAATCTTCTTTTAGCCTCTACGCCTGACAAGGCAATAACAACACATCCGCTTGTGGTTAAAGCCATTGTTGAGTATGCCCTTAATCTGGGGGCAAGTGTTCAGATATCAGACAGTCAGGGCTCACCCACTAACAGCTTTGAATACATCCTGAAAACCGGTGGCTATAAACAGGCTCTTACCGGCCTTGACGTCACATTTAAGGAGTTTACAAAATCCGTAACGACAAGCAACACTTCTTCTTTTAAAAACATAGAGATAGCGGAGGATGCACTAAACGCTGAGATAATCATAAATGCAGCAAAACTAAAAACCCACTCCCAGATGCGTTTAACTCTTGCAGTGAAGAACCTCTTCGGCTCAATAGTTGGATTGAAAAAGCCACAGTGGCATATGAAAGTAGGAGAGAACCGTGAGAAATTTGCTGAGCTCCTTGTAACTATTTACACGTTGTTGAAACCTCAAATCAACATAATGGACGGTATCCTTGCCATGGAGGGAGACGGCCCGGGGCCCTCCGGGATTCCACGCACTTTAGGACTGCTGGCAGGCTCTGATGATGCCGTTGCGCTGGATATGGTAATTTGTGAGCTGCTTAATGTTAACCCGTTGTGGCTTTTTACAAACAAGGCGGCACACAACCTGGACCTTATCAAAGAATACACTGTTGAGGGTGAGATGAAAAGAGTGGAAGGGTTTTTGTTTCCAACAGAGACCAGTTTGCTCTTTGGTCCTCCGCTTGCCAGAAGGTTTATGCGAAAACACCTTACCACAAGGCCAAGAAATGTTGACGGCGCATGTGAGCTCTGTAACGGCTGCGTTAAAATCTGTCCGGCGCAGGCTATTGTAAATGACGGCAAGAAGTTAATTTTTGATTATGAGAAATGTATCAGGTGCTACTGTTGCCAGGAAATATGCCCTCATAAGGCTATAGAAATCTACGAGCCCCTTCTGGGTAAAACCCTCATGAAAATATTTACTCCTTAA
- a CDS encoding formylglycine-generating enzyme family protein: protein MSPKCPCCKLEIEDPSQLLCPRCSWDTESDLNLNKTLATVAADVVEKYNKKLEIAVNNWNRLQGMLSGGLKEPKGKHRDTGEVDERLSVPLYTDAVTGMEFVFVKGGCFRMGDIFGDGFPDEKPVHEVCVDDFYIGKYPVTQQQWVTITGGNPSRFQDNDTNPVEQVSWEDAQDFIRELCARSGALYRLPTEAEWEYACRGGGAHERYSGGNFPDNFAWYDTVSGKKPHPAGIKQPNSLGIYDMSGNVWEWVLDVYARDAYSKHERNNPIHHGPGRSRVMRGGSWYDQVKSVRCTNRYYGNPGFRFIDIGFRLVFKKHKAGNQ from the coding sequence ATGAGCCCAAAATGTCCGTGTTGTAAACTAGAGATTGAAGACCCTTCTCAGCTGTTATGCCCAAGGTGCAGTTGGGATACTGAGTCTGACTTAAATTTAAATAAAACATTGGCTACTGTTGCCGCTGACGTTGTTGAAAAATATAATAAAAAACTTGAAATAGCAGTTAACAACTGGAACAGACTGCAGGGGATGCTCAGTGGCGGACTTAAAGAACCTAAGGGGAAACACAGAGATACGGGGGAAGTGGATGAACGCCTGAGCGTCCCTCTATACACTGATGCGGTAACCGGCATGGAATTTGTCTTTGTCAAGGGCGGATGTTTTAGGATGGGAGATATTTTTGGTGATGGATTTCCTGATGAAAAGCCTGTACATGAGGTTTGCGTAGATGACTTCTATATAGGGAAATACCCGGTAACTCAGCAGCAGTGGGTAACGATAACCGGTGGTAATCCATCACGTTTTCAGGATAATGATACCAATCCGGTTGAACAGGTAAGCTGGGAGGATGCTCAGGATTTTATAAGGGAACTGTGTGCAAGAAGCGGTGCCCTGTATCGTTTACCTACTGAGGCGGAGTGGGAATATGCATGCAGAGGCGGTGGCGCTCATGAGAGATACTCAGGCGGTAATTTCCCTGACAATTTCGCATGGTACGATACCGTCTCCGGCAAAAAACCACACCCTGCAGGTATAAAACAACCCAACAGTCTGGGAATTTATGATATGAGCGGTAATGTCTGGGAGTGGGTGTTAGATGTCTATGCCAGGGATGCATACAGTAAACATGAGCGTAATAATCCAATACACCACGGCCCGGGCCGCAGCCGCGTTATGCGCGGAGGCAGTTGGTATGACCAGGTTAAGAGTGTTCGATGTACTAACCGGTACTATGGTAACCCAGGGTTCAGATTTATAGATATTGGTTTCCGCCTTGTTTTCAAAAAACACAAAGCAGGAAACCAATGA